Proteins found in one Euzebyales bacterium genomic segment:
- a CDS encoding GYD domain-containing protein: protein MTRHVGHASSSLSSPASSRSSGLHLLVLSGRGRDSDNRQRETVMPSYMVQATYTAEAWRKLVQHPEDRRVAIGALIDTAGGRLVDLWFAFGENDIVFVFEAPDNLTAGAVSVAGTAAGHIRSIRTTQLLTVEESMEIMRKAASLGPAQSPTGAE, encoded by the coding sequence ATGACGCGTCATGTCGGGCACGCATCGTCTTCGCTGTCGTCACCTGCTTCGTCCCGGTCGAGCGGTTTGCATCTGCTGGTACTGTCGGGCCGCGGGCGAGACAGCGACAACCGACAGCGGGAGACGGTGATGCCGAGCTACATGGTCCAGGCGACCTACACTGCCGAAGCGTGGCGTAAGCTGGTCCAGCATCCGGAGGATCGTCGCGTGGCGATCGGGGCGCTGATCGACACGGCGGGCGGGCGCCTTGTCGACCTGTGGTTCGCGTTCGGGGAGAATGACATCGTGTTCGTGTTCGAGGCACCCGACAATCTGACTGCCGGCGCCGTGTCGGTTGCCGGGACGGCGGCCGGCCACATCCGCTCGATCCGAACCACACAGCTGCTGACGGTCGAGGAGTCGATGGAGATCATGCGCAAGGCGGCGTCGCTCGGTCCGGCGCAGTCACCGACTGGCGCGGAATAG